A genomic window from Oceanobacillus timonensis includes:
- a CDS encoding amidohydrolase, protein MTQKLYYGGDIITMTGENEVAEAILVEDGLIKKQGNLTEVKQDASDDAENIDLQGRTLMPAFIDPHGHISMVGQFSLMADLSACNHFEDIIQTLTEYMQNKQLRKGDIIVGCGYDHNFLAENKHPAKEVLNQVSTDHPIFILHASGHLGCANDAALQAAGIDAETEDPEGGTIGRVEGSTEPDGYLEENAMMALQRTLLQDQKLDYTKLIELAQDVYIKNGMTTVQDGASSKEIIDLFKALAKQQKLKIDVVAYPVFDAEPKKQMDENQEYAKKYSDRFKIGGYKMFLDGSPQGKTAWLTEPYEGEESYRGYPWHQDEQVKQYTDAAIRDGAQLLTHCNGDAASDQLLRNYQASLEESDRPDKDQLRPVMIHCQTVRYDQLDKMAALSMIPSIFVAHIYYWGDIHLKNLGEERGRRISPARSAYDRGLCVNFHQDAPIVKPDMLHTIWCAVNRQTRNGVHIGPEECVSVYEALKAVTINAAYQYFEEDTKGSLEEGKLADLVILDQNPLKIDKTAIQNIQVLETIKEGKTIYNLEKHDSATKGV, encoded by the coding sequence ATGACACAAAAATTATACTATGGCGGCGATATCATTACCATGACGGGTGAAAATGAGGTTGCGGAAGCCATTTTAGTGGAAGACGGACTGATTAAGAAACAAGGCAATTTAACTGAAGTAAAGCAGGACGCCAGTGATGATGCAGAAAATATTGATTTACAAGGACGTACGCTGATGCCTGCCTTTATTGATCCACATGGACATATTTCAATGGTAGGACAATTTTCATTAATGGCTGATTTAAGTGCATGTAATCATTTTGAGGATATTATTCAAACACTGACAGAATATATGCAGAACAAACAATTACGTAAAGGAGATATCATCGTTGGGTGCGGTTATGATCATAATTTCCTTGCAGAAAACAAACATCCAGCCAAGGAAGTTTTAAACCAAGTGTCTACAGACCACCCTATTTTTATTTTACATGCTTCCGGTCATTTAGGCTGCGCAAATGATGCAGCTCTACAAGCAGCCGGAATTGATGCTGAGACAGAAGATCCGGAAGGCGGAACTATCGGCCGTGTAGAAGGCAGCACAGAGCCCGACGGTTATTTGGAAGAAAACGCCATGATGGCGCTGCAAAGAACCCTGTTACAAGACCAGAAACTAGATTATACAAAACTTATTGAGTTGGCACAGGATGTTTATATAAAGAATGGAATGACAACCGTTCAGGATGGTGCGTCATCCAAAGAAATCATTGATTTATTTAAAGCATTAGCCAAGCAGCAAAAGCTGAAAATAGACGTGGTTGCTTACCCGGTCTTTGATGCAGAACCCAAAAAACAAATGGATGAAAATCAGGAATACGCTAAAAAATATAGCGACCGCTTTAAAATCGGCGGTTACAAAATGTTTTTGGACGGTTCACCTCAAGGGAAAACCGCTTGGTTAACCGAACCCTATGAGGGGGAAGAAAGCTATAGAGGGTATCCGTGGCACCAGGATGAGCAGGTAAAACAGTATACAGATGCAGCCATTCGTGATGGTGCACAGTTATTAACGCATTGTAACGGAGACGCTGCTTCCGACCAGTTACTACGCAATTATCAGGCGTCTTTAGAAGAATCAGACCGCCCGGATAAAGACCAATTAAGGCCCGTGATGATTCACTGCCAGACGGTACGTTATGACCAATTGGATAAGATGGCAGCATTGTCCATGATTCCTTCTATCTTCGTCGCACACATCTATTACTGGGGAGATATCCATTTAAAAAATCTTGGTGAGGAACGCGGCCGTCGAATCAGCCCGGCAAGATCAGCTTATGACCGTGGATTATGTGTGAACTTCCATCAAGACGCTCCCATCGTCAAGCCGGATATGTTGCATACCATCTGGTGTGCTGTGAATCGACAAACGAGAAATGGCGTTCATATCGGACCTGAAGAATGTGTCAGTGTCTATGAAGCATTAAAAGCTGTAACCATCAATGCAGCATACCAATATTTTGAAGAAGACACCAAGGGAAGTCTGGAAGAAGGAAAATTAGCAGACCTTGTCATATTAGATCAAAATCCATTGAAAATAGACAAAACAGCGATTCAAAATATCCAAGTTTTAGAAACGATAAAAGAAGGAAAAACAATATATAATTTGGAAAAACACGATTCCGCAACTAAAGGAGTTTAA